A section of the Vicinamibacterales bacterium genome encodes:
- a CDS encoding alpha/beta fold hydrolase, with amino-acid sequence MKRWTFTAGLVTLMALAVFWLWIQVFALSAIVRGGPGPPSLVLLHGYGSRAEEWLQFVGKIQAPAHARLMFPQGPLRSPTGQRGWWWLQLEGYMPRDGDGLPDLSSSRPAGIKVASQLVRNLLKDVHEPIVLGGFSQGAMLSAEIAFQTDQKLAALILLSGTPVNEAAWVERFPGRRQLPIFIAHGRNDGVLSFAAMERFQARTRAAGLDVTWFPFDGGHDIPDVVIQAMNTFLARLKIGLSPL; translated from the coding sequence ATGAAGCGCTGGACCTTCACCGCCGGCCTGGTGACCTTGATGGCGCTGGCCGTGTTCTGGCTGTGGATCCAGGTGTTCGCCCTCTCGGCCATCGTCCGCGGCGGGCCGGGGCCGCCGTCGCTCGTCTTGCTGCACGGCTACGGGTCGCGGGCCGAGGAGTGGCTGCAGTTCGTCGGGAAGATCCAGGCTCCCGCACATGCCCGGCTGATGTTTCCCCAAGGCCCCCTGCGCAGCCCCACCGGCCAGCGGGGATGGTGGTGGCTGCAGCTCGAGGGCTATATGCCGCGCGATGGCGACGGCCTGCCCGACCTGTCGTCGAGCAGGCCCGCCGGGATCAAGGTGGCGTCACAACTCGTGCGCAACCTCCTGAAGGACGTGCATGAGCCCATCGTGCTGGGCGGTTTCTCCCAGGGCGCGATGCTGAGTGCGGAGATTGCGTTTCAAACAGACCAGAAGCTGGCCGCCCTCATTCTGCTTTCCGGAACCCCCGTGAACGAAGCGGCGTGGGTGGAACGGTTCCCGGGCCGCCGGCAGCTGCCGATCTTCATTGCGCACGGGCGAAACGACGGGGTGCTGTCGTTTGCGGCCATGGAGCGGTTCCAGGCGCGCACCCGGGCGGCCGGTCTGGACGTCACGTGGTTCCCCTTCGATGGCGGACACGACATTCCGGACGTTGTCATCCAGGCGATGAACACCTTTCTGGCTCGTTTGAAAATCGGGCTCTCACCCCTATAA
- the mutL gene encoding DNA mismatch repair endonuclease MutL, whose amino-acid sequence MGRITRLPDDLANQIAAGEVVERPASVVKELVENAIDAKATRVTITVEYGGKKLIRVEDDGMGMDPDDARLCLERHATSKIKRADDLGAIVTLGFRGEALPSIASVSHFRLRTRARGSDSGTEIRVNAGIIESVVESGGPEGTMVEVADVFYNLPARRKFLKSDAAEAAQVSRFVTQLALCYPEVGFTLISTGRKVLAVPPVASLWDRIYQLYGDRQDLVAVDREFGGLRLHGFIAALAEQGPVRGLQHVFVNRRIVKDKTIAHAILDSYSVATNKERSPEVHLFLDVPPDRVDVNVHPTKAEVRFREQSLVHEMVRRALGDALGKGPAPELTLHTADVLPGRPLQPSIPGALAGASFTSRWAPPGPAPSYNPVPRYEPPPASTEAVAAVAPPTADTLPTVRPMIALGQFRDTFIIAMDDEGLCIIDQHVAHERVLFERIMQRLTTQSLESQGMLVPMVLELPSAERNALISRADALAKFGFEVEEFGGDSIKVTAMPALLPRDECDAALRALADDLEGLDRGLRLEDSLKQIAATTACHAAVKANYPLTLEKMHHILEELRATAYSTVCPHGRPVMLRITRREIEKNFDRI is encoded by the coding sequence ATGGGCCGCATCACGCGTCTGCCCGACGACCTCGCCAACCAGATCGCCGCCGGCGAAGTGGTGGAACGTCCCGCCTCCGTCGTGAAGGAACTGGTCGAGAACGCCATCGACGCCAAGGCGACGCGCGTCACCATCACCGTCGAGTACGGCGGCAAGAAGTTGATCCGCGTCGAAGACGACGGCATGGGGATGGACCCCGATGACGCGCGATTGTGCCTGGAGCGCCACGCCACCAGTAAGATCAAGCGCGCCGACGACCTCGGCGCCATCGTCACGCTGGGGTTTCGCGGCGAAGCGCTGCCGTCGATTGCGTCGGTCTCGCACTTCCGGCTGCGCACGCGGGCGCGGGGGAGTGACAGCGGCACCGAGATCCGCGTTAATGCCGGCATCATCGAGTCGGTGGTCGAGTCTGGCGGCCCCGAAGGCACGATGGTGGAAGTGGCCGACGTCTTCTACAACCTGCCGGCCCGCAGGAAGTTCCTGAAGTCCGACGCCGCCGAGGCCGCCCAGGTCTCGCGCTTCGTGACCCAGCTGGCGCTCTGTTACCCCGAGGTGGGATTCACGCTGATCAGCACCGGCCGCAAGGTGCTGGCCGTGCCGCCGGTGGCGAGCCTGTGGGACCGCATCTACCAGCTCTATGGCGATCGCCAGGACCTGGTGGCGGTCGATCGCGAGTTCGGCGGCCTGCGCCTGCACGGCTTCATCGCCGCGCTGGCGGAACAGGGCCCGGTGCGCGGGCTGCAGCATGTGTTCGTGAACCGCCGCATCGTCAAGGACAAGACCATCGCGCACGCCATTCTCGATTCCTACAGCGTGGCGACCAACAAGGAGCGCAGCCCCGAGGTGCACCTGTTCCTCGATGTGCCGCCGGACCGCGTGGACGTGAACGTCCACCCGACCAAGGCGGAGGTGCGGTTCCGCGAGCAGTCGCTCGTGCACGAGATGGTCCGCCGCGCGCTTGGCGATGCGCTGGGCAAGGGACCCGCGCCCGAGTTGACACTGCACACGGCGGACGTGTTGCCCGGCCGGCCGCTGCAGCCATCCATCCCCGGAGCGCTGGCCGGCGCCAGTTTCACGAGCCGCTGGGCACCACCGGGGCCGGCGCCCTCGTACAACCCGGTGCCTCGCTACGAACCGCCGCCGGCCTCGACCGAAGCAGTGGCGGCCGTCGCGCCGCCCACCGCGGACACACTGCCGACGGTCCGTCCGATGATTGCCCTCGGCCAGTTTCGCGACACCTTCATCATTGCCATGGACGATGAAGGGCTGTGCATCATCGATCAGCACGTGGCCCACGAGCGCGTGCTGTTCGAGCGGATCATGCAGCGGCTCACCACCCAGTCTCTCGAGAGCCAAGGCATGCTGGTGCCGATGGTGCTCGAGTTGCCGTCGGCGGAGCGCAACGCGTTGATCTCGCGCGCCGACGCGCTGGCGAAATTCGGGTTCGAAGTGGAAGAGTTCGGCGGCGACAGCATCAAGGTGACGGCGATGCCGGCGCTGCTCCCGCGCGATGAATGCGACGCGGCGCTGCGCGCCCTCGCCGACGATCTCGAAGGCCTCGACCGCGGACTGCGGCTCGAGGACTCGCTCAAGCAGATCGCGGCCACCACCGCCTGCCACGCCGCGGTCAAGGCGAACTACCCGCTGACCCTGGAGAAGATGCACCACATTCTCGAGGAGCTGCGCGCCACCGCGTACTCCACGGTGTGCCCGCACGGCCGTCCGGTGATGTTGCGCATCACCCGGCGCGAAATCGAAAAGAACTTCGACCGCATCTGA
- a CDS encoding magnesium transporter CorA family protein yields the protein MIRYFVHRGGRTELVDRLDPAWLSPDSGVVVWADVVEPTEADAAVLRDGFGLHELAVEAAVQREANPKVESYGKYLYVVLHGINFHAEEHKFETTETDFFLSTGFLVTVHDGQRRSIAHVSELCGRTDHILAEGPIALFHRIVDTMVDHYRPEVDEVEERLDVIEDRVIEDPAESTVGDILAVKRDITMLRRILVPQRDAVGRLARREFDIINQEMAYRFRDVYDQFARMADDGIMFHDRVTGILDAHLASVSNRLADVSKVLAVIATLFGPMTVITGLFGMNVPIPSLVGNPAYQFWEIVAVMVLSSLGLFVWFRKSGWW from the coding sequence TTGATTCGCTACTTCGTCCACAGGGGCGGTCGCACCGAGTTGGTGGACCGCCTCGACCCGGCCTGGCTGTCGCCCGACAGCGGGGTCGTGGTGTGGGCGGACGTGGTGGAACCGACCGAGGCCGACGCCGCCGTCCTGCGAGACGGCTTCGGCCTGCACGAACTGGCCGTCGAAGCCGCGGTGCAGCGCGAGGCCAACCCGAAGGTGGAGAGCTACGGCAAGTATCTCTACGTCGTGCTGCACGGCATCAACTTCCACGCCGAGGAGCATAAGTTCGAGACCACGGAGACCGACTTCTTCCTGTCCACCGGTTTCCTGGTCACGGTTCACGACGGCCAGCGCCGCAGCATCGCCCACGTCAGCGAGTTGTGCGGGCGCACCGACCACATCCTGGCCGAAGGCCCGATCGCGCTGTTTCACCGGATCGTGGACACCATGGTGGACCACTACCGCCCCGAGGTGGACGAGGTCGAGGAGCGGCTCGACGTCATCGAAGATCGCGTGATTGAAGACCCCGCGGAATCGACGGTCGGCGATATCCTCGCGGTCAAGCGGGACATCACCATGCTCCGGCGCATCCTGGTGCCGCAGCGCGACGCGGTGGGCCGCCTGGCCCGGCGCGAGTTCGACATCATCAACCAGGAGATGGCGTACCGGTTCCGCGACGTCTACGACCAGTTCGCCCGCATGGCCGACGATGGCATCATGTTCCACGATCGGGTCACCGGCATCCTCGACGCGCACCTGGCCAGCGTCTCGAACCGCCTCGCTGACGTCTCCAAGGTGCTGGCCGTCATCGCGACCCTGTTTGGCCCGATGACGGTGATCACCGGCCTGTTCGGCATGAACGTGCCGATCCCCAGCCTGGTTGGCAACCCCGCGTACCAGTTCTGGGAAATCGTTGCCGTGATGGTGCTCTCGAGCCTGGGCCTGTTCGTCTGGTTTCGCAAGTCGGGGTGGTGGTAA
- the ppdK gene encoding pyruvate, phosphate dikinase: MAKKSGKKKATATKTATKKRTTKVAKKTTASKPTKFVYFFGNGKADGDRYMKDTLGGKGSGLAEMTNAGLPVPAGFTISTDACNIYYQEHNKLPDRVEAEIVANLRKLEKAAGATLGSPKNPLLVSVRSGAKFSMPGMMDTILNLGLNDVAVEGLKARTQNGRFAFDSYRRFMQMFGSVVLEIPKPEFEHEFEAIKHARGAQLDTDLDEAALREVVEAFKAVVKKKTHKVFPQDPMDQLKMARNAVFRSWNNARAREYRRIYDIPDSIGTAVNIQMMVFGNTGDRSGTGVGFTRNPATGVKEFFGEFLINAQGEDVVAGIRTPQPIKELERVMPRAYKQLREITTRLERHYKDIQDFEFTIQDEKLYMLQTRSGKRTGYAAVVIATDMAKERLVTPKEAILLVDPEALSQLLAPGFDQKEWKGIETVTRGLPASPGAACGKAVFSSETAVAWSDKGEAVVLVRRETAPDDIHGMWVSQGILTATGGMTSHAAVVGRQMGKPSIVGAGELRIDEHGKTFTVNGHTVKEGDYIAFDGLTGEVKLAKVASQPSEILQVVAGKMKPAASQIYQRFNTILEWADRFRRLGVRANADQPDQAELAYAFGARGIGLCRTEHMFFGEGRIPIVQRMILADNEADRRAALDELLPLQREDFYGVFKGMKGTPVTIRTIDPPLHEFLPKREDLMVEVAVMEAKGVKGQALDDKKALLARVEQLHEFNPMLGHRGVRLGITYPEITEMQTRAIMEAACRLNKEGLKVVPEIMIPLVGDVREFRNQKVVVDRVAAAVIKEQGIKIKYLVGTMIEVPRGALTADEVAKEAQFFSFGTNDLTQMTFGFSRDDVGKFLRVYQDKKILDRDPFATFDAMGTGQLVAMAVAKGRVARPDLKLGICGEHGGDPASVHFFHKVGLDYVSCSPYRVPVARLAAAQAALSVKVGD; this comes from the coding sequence ATGGCGAAGAAGAGCGGCAAGAAGAAGGCAACGGCCACCAAGACGGCCACCAAGAAGCGAACCACGAAGGTGGCGAAGAAGACCACTGCTTCAAAGCCCACGAAGTTCGTGTACTTCTTCGGCAACGGGAAGGCCGACGGCGACCGCTACATGAAGGACACGCTGGGCGGCAAGGGCTCCGGCCTCGCCGAGATGACCAACGCCGGCCTGCCGGTGCCCGCGGGCTTCACGATCTCCACCGACGCCTGCAACATCTACTACCAGGAGCACAACAAGCTGCCCGACCGCGTCGAGGCGGAGATCGTCGCCAACCTCCGCAAGCTGGAGAAAGCCGCCGGCGCCACGCTCGGCTCGCCGAAGAACCCGCTCTTGGTGTCAGTGCGCTCGGGCGCGAAGTTCTCGATGCCCGGTATGATGGACACCATCCTCAACCTTGGCCTCAACGATGTCGCCGTCGAGGGCTTGAAGGCGCGGACCCAGAACGGCCGCTTCGCCTTCGACAGCTACCGCCGCTTCATGCAGATGTTCGGCAGCGTGGTGCTCGAGATCCCGAAGCCGGAGTTCGAGCACGAGTTCGAGGCCATCAAGCACGCCAGGGGCGCGCAGCTCGACACCGACCTCGACGAAGCCGCGCTGCGCGAAGTCGTCGAAGCGTTCAAGGCCGTCGTCAAGAAGAAGACCCACAAGGTGTTCCCGCAGGATCCGATGGACCAGTTGAAGATGGCGCGCAACGCCGTGTTCCGCTCGTGGAATAACGCCCGCGCCAGGGAATATCGCCGCATCTACGACATCCCGGATTCGATCGGCACCGCCGTCAACATCCAGATGATGGTGTTCGGCAACACCGGCGACCGCTCGGGCACCGGCGTCGGCTTCACGCGCAACCCGGCCACCGGCGTCAAGGAGTTTTTCGGCGAGTTCCTGATCAATGCGCAGGGCGAAGACGTGGTGGCCGGCATCCGCACGCCGCAGCCGATCAAGGAGCTCGAGCGGGTGATGCCCAGGGCCTACAAGCAGCTGCGCGAGATCACGACGCGGCTCGAGCGCCACTACAAGGACATCCAGGACTTCGAGTTCACCATCCAGGACGAGAAGCTCTACATGCTGCAGACGCGCAGCGGCAAACGCACCGGCTACGCCGCGGTCGTGATCGCGACCGACATGGCGAAGGAGCGGCTGGTCACGCCCAAGGAAGCGATCCTGCTCGTGGACCCCGAAGCGCTGTCGCAACTGCTGGCGCCCGGGTTCGACCAAAAGGAATGGAAGGGCATCGAGACCGTGACCCGCGGCCTGCCGGCGTCGCCCGGCGCGGCGTGCGGCAAGGCGGTGTTCTCGTCGGAGACCGCGGTGGCGTGGTCGGACAAGGGCGAAGCGGTCGTCCTGGTCCGCCGCGAGACGGCGCCCGACGACATCCACGGCATGTGGGTGTCGCAGGGCATTCTCACCGCCACCGGCGGCATGACTTCGCACGCCGCGGTGGTCGGACGCCAGATGGGCAAGCCCTCGATCGTCGGCGCCGGCGAGCTGCGCATTGACGAGCACGGCAAGACCTTCACGGTGAACGGCCACACCGTGAAGGAAGGCGACTACATCGCCTTCGACGGCCTCACCGGCGAGGTCAAGCTGGCCAAGGTGGCGTCGCAGCCGAGCGAGATCCTGCAGGTCGTGGCCGGCAAGATGAAGCCGGCCGCCTCGCAGATTTACCAGCGCTTCAACACCATTCTCGAATGGGCCGACCGGTTCCGCCGGCTGGGCGTGCGCGCCAACGCCGACCAGCCGGACCAGGCCGAGCTCGCCTACGCCTTTGGCGCCCGCGGCATCGGTCTGTGCCGGACCGAGCACATGTTCTTCGGCGAAGGCCGCATTCCCATCGTCCAGCGCATGATCCTGGCCGACAACGAGGCCGACCGCCGGGCGGCGCTCGACGAGCTGCTGCCGCTTCAGCGCGAAGACTTCTACGGCGTGTTCAAGGGGATGAAGGGCACCCCGGTCACGATCCGCACCATCGATCCGCCGCTCCATGAGTTCCTGCCCAAGCGCGAAGACCTGATGGTGGAAGTGGCCGTCATGGAGGCCAAGGGCGTCAAGGGCCAGGCGCTCGACGACAAGAAGGCGCTGCTCGCGCGCGTGGAGCAGCTCCACGAGTTCAACCCCATGCTCGGCCACCGCGGCGTGCGGCTCGGGATCACGTATCCCGAGATCACCGAGATGCAGACGCGGGCGATCATGGAGGCCGCGTGCCGGCTCAACAAAGAAGGCCTCAAGGTCGTCCCCGAGATCATGATTCCGCTGGTCGGCGACGTGCGCGAGTTCCGCAACCAGAAGGTGGTGGTGGATCGGGTGGCCGCCGCCGTCATCAAGGAGCAGGGGATCAAGATCAAGTACCTCGTCGGCACCATGATCGAGGTGCCGCGCGGGGCGCTGACCGCCGACGAAGTGGCGAAGGAAGCGCAGTTCTTCTCCTTCGGCACCAACGACCTCACGCAGATGACGTTCGGGTTCTCCCGCGATGACGTCGGCAAGTTCCTGCGCGTCTACCAGGACAAGAAGATCCTCGACCGCGATCCGTTCGCGACCTTCGACGCCATGGGCACCGGCCAGCTGGTCGCGATGGCCGTGGCGAAGGGGCGCGTCGCGCGGCCCGACCTCAAGCTCGGTATCTGCGGAGAGCACGGCGGCGATCCGGCGTCGGTGCACTTCTTCCACAAGGTCGGGCTCGACTACGTGAGCTGCTCGCCGTATCGCGTGCCGGTGGCGCGGCTGGCGGCGGCGCAGGCGGCCCTGAGCGTCAAGGTCGGGGATTGA
- the glyS gene encoding glycine--tRNA ligase subunit beta, whose protein sequence is MDRELLLEIGTEEIPASWLPGLTTQIGQALEAKLKEARLSIDEPVQTYSTPRRLVAHAGKIGERQTDLEELVTGPPVSAAFGADGKLTPAGAGFAKKQGVPEGQIERITTPKGEYIGVRKHQRGKAAVDVLPGVVAGVLRSMSFPKQMRWDAVLDDGKGELPFGRPIRWLLCLYGGRVVPVTIGRSAAARSSRVLEVNSGPATYGHRFLTTSGRAGRAIRVKHFDDYHKRLAENFVVLERGERHDRIARELDAEARRRGGRIASALVGQGILDEVPDLVEYPVVVSGGFADEFLTLPKEVLTTTMIHHQHFFPVNNDHGQLLPVFLAVLNMEPEQPEVIARNMERVLTARLRDARFFFDADRDKPLASYIDRLGTVLFHKKLGSYQEKAIRVQKLARWICADVFGRADLADHAAEAGLLCKADLATDMVRELTELQGTMGGIYAREDGRPEEVWKAIYFHYLPVGVEATAPPTKDQLGKAAITWAAVALADKLDTVTGMFAAGERPTGSRDPYGLRRAAQGIVRILVDLPEFTGLDLRLTLGQLVTASGLDDAFWSFMIDRVRFVLEQRGSDTRNVRAVTHGSPAQVSPLLARRKLETLPEFTESPDFKQLAVLFKRVKNIARNLDQAAPDLGGTLTDASELALAVEIDRLQPVIDRAVASGSGYRQAFAEAAKAGPAVAKFFDDVMVMADDVTLRDARLRLLKRLEGLILQLADVSELVSESD, encoded by the coding sequence GTGGACCGCGAACTGCTGTTGGAAATTGGCACCGAAGAGATCCCCGCCAGCTGGCTGCCGGGCCTGACGACGCAGATCGGGCAGGCGCTGGAAGCGAAGCTCAAGGAGGCGCGGCTGTCGATCGATGAGCCCGTGCAGACCTACAGCACGCCGAGGCGCCTGGTCGCGCACGCCGGGAAGATCGGCGAGCGCCAGACCGACCTGGAAGAGCTCGTCACCGGCCCGCCGGTCTCGGCGGCCTTTGGCGCCGACGGCAAGCTGACGCCCGCGGGCGCCGGCTTCGCCAAGAAGCAGGGCGTGCCCGAAGGCCAGATCGAGCGCATCACGACGCCCAAGGGCGAATACATCGGCGTGCGGAAGCACCAGCGCGGCAAGGCCGCGGTGGACGTGCTGCCCGGCGTGGTGGCCGGGGTCCTGCGCTCGATGTCGTTCCCGAAGCAGATGCGCTGGGACGCGGTGCTCGACGACGGCAAGGGCGAGTTGCCGTTTGGCCGCCCCATCCGCTGGCTGCTGTGCCTCTACGGCGGCCGCGTCGTCCCGGTCACCATCGGCCGCTCGGCGGCGGCCCGCAGCTCGCGCGTGCTGGAGGTGAATTCCGGTCCCGCGACCTACGGCCATCGCTTCCTGACGACCAGCGGCCGGGCCGGCCGCGCCATCAGGGTCAAGCACTTCGACGACTACCACAAGCGCCTCGCCGAGAACTTCGTCGTGCTCGAGCGTGGCGAACGTCACGATCGCATCGCCCGCGAACTCGACGCCGAGGCGCGGCGGCGCGGCGGCCGCATCGCCAGCGCGCTGGTCGGGCAGGGCATCCTCGATGAGGTGCCGGACCTGGTCGAGTACCCCGTCGTGGTCTCGGGCGGGTTCGCCGACGAGTTCCTCACGCTGCCTAAAGAAGTGCTGACCACGACCATGATTCACCATCAGCATTTCTTCCCGGTGAACAACGACCACGGGCAGCTGCTGCCGGTGTTCCTGGCTGTGCTCAACATGGAGCCGGAGCAGCCGGAGGTGATCGCGCGCAACATGGAGCGCGTACTGACCGCGCGGCTGCGCGACGCCCGTTTCTTTTTCGACGCGGATCGCGACAAGCCGCTCGCGTCGTACATCGATCGGCTCGGTACCGTGCTGTTCCACAAGAAGCTGGGCAGCTACCAGGAGAAGGCCATTCGCGTGCAGAAGCTCGCGCGATGGATTTGCGCCGACGTGTTCGGCCGCGCCGACCTGGCGGACCACGCCGCGGAGGCGGGTCTCCTCTGCAAGGCCGATCTCGCCACCGACATGGTGCGCGAGCTCACCGAACTGCAGGGCACCATGGGCGGCATTTATGCCCGCGAAGACGGCCGCCCCGAAGAGGTGTGGAAGGCCATCTACTTCCACTACCTGCCGGTCGGCGTGGAAGCGACCGCGCCGCCCACGAAGGACCAGCTCGGCAAGGCCGCGATTACCTGGGCCGCCGTCGCGCTGGCCGACAAGCTCGACACCGTGACCGGCATGTTCGCGGCGGGGGAGCGTCCCACCGGCTCCCGCGATCCCTACGGGCTGCGCCGTGCCGCGCAGGGCATTGTCCGCATTCTCGTGGACCTGCCCGAGTTCACCGGACTGGACCTGCGGCTCACGCTTGGGCAACTGGTCACAGCCAGCGGCCTGGACGATGCCTTCTGGTCGTTCATGATCGATCGCGTCCGGTTCGTGCTCGAGCAGCGCGGGTCCGACACCCGCAACGTGCGGGCAGTCACGCACGGATCGCCGGCGCAGGTCAGCCCGCTGCTGGCCCGGCGCAAGCTGGAAACGCTGCCCGAGTTCACCGAGTCACCGGACTTCAAGCAGCTCGCCGTGTTGTTCAAGCGCGTGAAGAACATCGCCAGGAACCTGGACCAGGCGGCGCCAGACCTCGGCGGCACGCTGACCGACGCCTCCGAGCTCGCACTGGCAGTGGAGATCGACCGCCTGCAACCGGTGATCGATCGGGCGGTGGCGTCGGGCAGTGGCTACCGCCAGGCGTTTGCCGAGGCGGCCAAGGCCGGGCCGGCGGTCGCGAAGTTTTTCGATGATGTGATGGTGATGGCCGATGACGTGACGCTGCGCGACGCGCGGCTGCGGCTGTTGAAACGGCTGGAAGGATTGATCCTCCAGCTCGCGGATGTTTCCGAACTCGTTTCCGAATCGGACTAG
- a CDS encoding glycine--tRNA ligase subunit alpha produces the protein MNRVTFQDLILKLQHFWASQGCLIQQPLDLEVGAGTSHPETLLRVLGPAPWHVAYVQPSRRPDDGRFGQNPNRLFKHHQLQVILKPAPDEIQQIYLDSLEAVGINPRQHDIRFEEDNWESPTLGAWGIGWQVMLDGMEITQFTYFQQVGGMDLSPIAAEITYGLERIAMFLQKVDNVYDLEWGGGKSYGDVRLREEVEQSKYAFNRDTGIERERFSSFHRHQFDENYTFGEELFKGGLLLPALEYCLKCSHLFNLLDSSGSVGVTERTAYILRVRQLAIAICKEYAAQQMPADAKPGA, from the coding sequence GTGAACCGCGTGACATTCCAGGACCTCATCCTCAAGCTCCAGCACTTCTGGGCCTCGCAGGGCTGCTTGATCCAGCAGCCGCTCGACCTCGAAGTGGGCGCGGGCACCTCGCATCCCGAAACGCTGCTGCGCGTGCTGGGCCCGGCACCATGGCACGTGGCCTACGTGCAGCCGTCGCGGCGGCCCGACGACGGGCGCTTCGGCCAGAACCCGAATCGGCTGTTCAAGCACCACCAGCTGCAGGTGATCCTCAAGCCGGCCCCCGACGAGATCCAGCAGATCTACCTCGACAGCCTCGAGGCGGTCGGCATCAACCCGCGGCAGCACGACATCCGGTTCGAGGAAGACAACTGGGAGTCGCCGACGCTCGGCGCCTGGGGCATCGGCTGGCAGGTGATGCTCGACGGCATGGAGATCACGCAGTTCACCTACTTCCAGCAGGTGGGCGGCATGGACCTGTCGCCGATCGCGGCCGAGATTACTTACGGCCTCGAGCGCATCGCCATGTTCCTGCAGAAGGTCGACAACGTGTACGACCTGGAATGGGGCGGCGGCAAGTCGTACGGCGACGTCCGCTTGCGCGAAGAGGTCGAGCAGTCGAAGTACGCGTTCAACCGGGACACCGGCATCGAGCGCGAGCGCTTCTCGTCCTTCCATCGCCACCAGTTCGACGAGAACTACACGTTCGGCGAGGAGCTGTTCAAGGGCGGGCTGTTGCTGCCGGCGCTCGAGTACTGCCTGAAGTGCTCGCACCTGTTCAACCTGCTCGACTCCAGCGGCAGCGTCGGCGTTACCGAGCGCACCGCCTACATCCTGCGGGTGCGCCAGCTCGCCATTGCCATTTGCAAAGAGTACGCGGCACAGCAGATGCCCGCGGACGCGAAGCCCGGAGCCTGA
- the recO gene encoding DNA repair protein RecO codes for MPLYTAEALVLRTYKLGEADRIVVFLTRDRGKKRGVAPNAGKSRKRFGAALEPLTEVRVSYFEKERRELVGLNYAEPVRSPLSAPSPEALGYSHYFAELIDEWAADADVDERLYRLGTSALEALVTGTPVEALARYFECWLLRLQGVYPEDLTLSSGAALFLDGVRRTAPRDVESLGASSRVLREIELIHRKLITMHLDREPRSVRVLNELRRS; via the coding sequence ATGCCGCTGTACACGGCCGAAGCCCTCGTTCTTCGCACTTACAAACTGGGCGAAGCGGACCGCATCGTGGTGTTTTTGACCCGCGACCGCGGCAAGAAGCGGGGCGTTGCACCCAATGCGGGAAAGTCGCGCAAACGGTTTGGCGCCGCGCTCGAGCCGCTGACCGAAGTGCGGGTGTCGTACTTCGAGAAGGAGCGGCGCGAGTTGGTGGGGTTGAACTACGCCGAGCCGGTGCGGTCACCGCTGTCGGCGCCGAGCCCGGAAGCGCTCGGCTACAGCCACTACTTTGCCGAGTTGATCGACGAGTGGGCGGCTGACGCCGACGTCGACGAGCGGTTGTATCGGCTGGGCACGTCCGCGCTCGAGGCCTTGGTCACGGGGACGCCGGTGGAGGCGTTGGCCCGGTACTTCGAGTGTTGGTTGTTGCGGTTGCAGGGTGTGTATCCGGAAGACCTGACGCTGTCGAGCGGGGCCGCGTTGTTTCTCGACGGGGTGCGGCGCACCGCGCCGCGCGACGTGGAGTCGCTGGGCGCCTCCAGCCGGGTACTGCGGGAAATTGAACTGATTCATCGGAAGCTGATTACGATGCACCTCGACAGGGAGCCCCGGTCCGTTCGCGTGCTGAACGAACTGCGGCGTTCGTGA